In a single window of the Candidatus Bipolaricaulota bacterium genome:
- the malF gene encoding maltose ABC transporter permease MalF: MRYLGLNAAKILALGIVGALTIWAGVILVLHGAYGMAVLLVVGAGGINYIYFSPRAYPLRYLVPGLIFLTAFVVYPIGYTISVSFTNLGTGHLLTKEQAIEQITGRFFVPPDAPAYTYDAFQDQNGDLAILLHVDANDLLFFQGELSPVRYPDERFVDEDGDGKPDRFLSYARMSMPQIIKALPRLESLVIPYMDKAFRLNSLTAFKLATRRYSYDAEKDEMVDRETGKVYRAVDGFFTSSDGEELYPGFKVWLGWKNYVSLVLNPAVAGPFGRVFLWTILFAAGSVLTTFALGLILALLLNDPYLRLRRIYRVLVIVPYAIPAFISILIWKGLLNTNMGIINNVLLNIFHFYIPWLDNPIWAKVSILLVNLWLGYPYMMIVSLGALQSIPGELYEAALVDGAGWWDRFSKITLPLLLMPLAPLLIGSFAFNFNNFTLIWLLTKGGPPIPGAQTAAGSTDILISYTYKLAFEGARGNQMGLAAAVSMIIFIIIATISAFNFRLTGALEDLSKNV; the protein is encoded by the coding sequence ATGCGATATCTGGGGCTAAACGCAGCGAAGATCCTGGCACTGGGGATCGTCGGCGCCCTGACGATCTGGGCCGGGGTGATCCTCGTCCTCCACGGGGCGTACGGCATGGCCGTCCTCCTCGTGGTCGGGGCCGGAGGGATAAACTACATCTATTTCTCCCCCCGCGCCTATCCCCTGCGCTACCTCGTTCCCGGGCTGATATTCCTCACTGCATTCGTCGTCTATCCGATCGGGTACACGATATCCGTCTCGTTCACCAACCTTGGGACAGGACATCTCCTCACGAAAGAACAAGCGATCGAACAGATCACCGGCAGGTTCTTCGTTCCTCCCGACGCTCCGGCGTATACCTACGATGCGTTTCAGGACCAAAACGGAGATCTGGCAATTCTCCTCCACGTCGATGCGAATGATCTCTTGTTCTTCCAGGGAGAGCTGAGCCCGGTCCGCTACCCTGATGAGCGGTTCGTGGACGAGGATGGGGATGGTAAACCTGATCGGTTTTTGTCTTACGCGCGTATGAGTATGCCGCAGATCATCAAGGCGCTTCCGCGGTTGGAGAGCCTCGTCATCCCGTACATGGATAAGGCGTTCCGACTGAACAGCCTCACTGCGTTCAAGCTCGCCACCCGGCGTTATTCGTACGACGCGGAGAAGGACGAGATGGTGGATCGCGAGACGGGGAAGGTCTACCGCGCTGTCGATGGATTCTTCACCTCATCCGACGGAGAGGAGCTCTACCCCGGGTTCAAGGTCTGGCTCGGATGGAAGAATTACGTTTCGTTGGTGCTAAATCCGGCAGTCGCCGGGCCGTTTGGGCGCGTCTTCTTGTGGACGATCCTATTCGCGGCGGGGAGCGTCCTCACCACGTTCGCCCTTGGGCTCATCCTCGCCCTCTTGTTAAACGATCCCTACCTGCGGTTGCGGAGGATATACCGGGTGTTGGTCATCGTTCCCTACGCCATTCCCGCGTTTATCTCCATCCTCATTTGGAAGGGGCTCCTTAACACCAATATGGGGATTATAAACAACGTCTTGTTGAACATTTTCCACTTCTACATCCCTTGGCTCGATAATCCGATATGGGCGAAGGTATCGATCCTCCTTGTCAACTTGTGGCTCGGGTATCCGTATATGATGATCGTCTCGTTGGGTGCGCTGCAATCGATCCCGGGTGAGCTGTACGAGGCGGCGCTCGTCGACGGAGCCGGGTGGTGGGACCGCTTCTCCAAGATCACCCTGCCGCTTTTGTTGATGCCGCTTGCTCCACTTCTCATCGGCAGTTTCGCGTTTAACTTTAACAACTTTACCCTGATTTGGCTCCTGACGAAAGGGGGACCGCCGATCCCAGGAGCACAAACAGCAGCCGGGTCTACGGATATCCTGATCAGCTATACCTACAAGCTCGCGTTCGAAGGGGCGCGGGGGAATCAAATGGGATTGGCAGCGGCCGTATCGATGATCATCTTCATCATCATCGCCACGATCAGTGCGTTCAACTTCCGCCTCACCGGGGCGTTGGAGGACTTGAGCAAGAATGTATAG
- a CDS encoding maltose ABC transporter substrate-binding protein encodes MKKAFVVLIALTMVAGLFLAVSASEAGKLIIWADETRASVLQEVATAFQDAYGVPVEVQEVGFGDIRGKLATAGPSGEGPDIIIGAHDWLGELIQNGLIEPIVLPTNVVKDFDPVAIDAFSWGGQLYGLPYATECVALIYNKDLVPEVPATFEDLLATAKKLTDPEAGTYGFLIQEPDPYHTFALFSAGGGYIFGTTPDGKLNPCDIGLDNEGAIAGAKILDQMVKDGIEVPGADYGTVTGLFNDGKLAMMIGGPWTLPDAQKAGINYGVAPIPPINGHKPKVFVGVQGFMVSAFSENKVLANLFIKDFLVNKDVMMELYNKGQRPPAYLPALNELKDNPDIQGFAASAANGYPMPKIPEMGSVWSAWSDALQLIVNQQQDPESAMHDAVAKIKSLLKCQ; translated from the coding sequence ATGAAAAAGGCGTTTGTAGTACTGATTGCGCTGACGATGGTCGCCGGGTTGTTCCTGGCGGTGTCCGCAAGCGAAGCGGGAAAATTGATCATATGGGCTGATGAGACACGGGCCTCCGTCCTGCAAGAGGTGGCAACAGCGTTCCAGGATGCCTATGGGGTACCGGTTGAGGTGCAGGAAGTCGGATTCGGCGACATCCGCGGTAAGCTCGCCACCGCGGGACCGAGCGGCGAGGGGCCGGATATCATCATCGGCGCGCACGACTGGCTCGGCGAGCTGATCCAGAACGGGTTGATCGAGCCGATCGTCCTCCCGACAAACGTTGTCAAGGACTTCGATCCGGTGGCGATCGATGCGTTCAGTTGGGGTGGGCAGCTGTACGGTCTCCCCTATGCGACCGAGTGCGTTGCCCTGATCTACAACAAGGACCTTGTCCCGGAAGTTCCGGCCACGTTCGAGGACCTTCTTGCCACGGCGAAGAAACTCACCGATCCGGAAGCCGGCACGTACGGCTTCTTGATCCAGGAACCTGACCCCTACCATACCTTCGCCCTGTTCTCTGCCGGCGGTGGGTACATCTTCGGGACGACTCCTGATGGGAAACTCAATCCATGCGACATCGGCCTCGACAACGAGGGAGCGATCGCGGGGGCGAAGATCCTCGACCAGATGGTCAAGGACGGGATTGAGGTCCCGGGAGCTGACTACGGCACGGTGACCGGGCTGTTCAACGACGGGAAACTGGCGATGATGATCGGTGGTCCGTGGACCCTCCCTGATGCACAGAAGGCGGGGATTAACTACGGTGTCGCTCCTATTCCTCCGATCAATGGGCACAAGCCCAAGGTCTTCGTGGGAGTGCAGGGGTTCATGGTGAGCGCGTTCTCCGAGAACAAGGTCCTCGCCAACCTGTTCATCAAGGATTTCTTGGTGAACAAGGACGTGATGATGGAGCTGTACAACAAGGGACAGCGCCCGCCCGCTTATCTCCCGGCTCTGAACGAGCTGAAGGACAATCCGGATATCCAGGGCTTCGCCGCCAGCGCGGCCAACGGGTATCCGATGCCCAAGATCCCGGAGATGGGCTCGGTCTGGTCTGCGTGGTCCGATGCGCTCCAGCTGATCGTCAACCAGCAGCAGGACCCGGAATCGGCGATGCATGACGCGGTCGCCAAGATCAAGTCACTGCTCAAGTGCCAATAG